In a single window of the Agromyces sp. H17E-10 genome:
- a CDS encoding BlaI/MecI/CopY family transcriptional regulator has protein sequence MASLGDLERSVMELLWSSDDARTANELRDALALQSGDEGRMVATTTVLTVLSRLERKGFVTRTRERRPHRYQALLSREEHTAELMHEVLDRASDRDAALARFVGTVSDGEAATLRRLLDELVRR, from the coding sequence ATGGCGAGTCTCGGAGATCTCGAGCGCTCCGTGATGGAGCTGCTCTGGTCGAGCGACGACGCGCGCACGGCGAACGAGCTGCGCGACGCGCTCGCACTGCAGAGCGGCGACGAGGGCCGCATGGTCGCGACCACCACCGTGCTGACCGTGCTCTCCCGGCTCGAGCGCAAGGGCTTCGTGACCCGAACCCGCGAACGTCGTCCGCACCGGTACCAGGCGCTGCTCTCGCGTGAGGAGCACACCGCCGAGCTCATGCACGAGGTGCTCGATCGCGCGAGCGACCGCGACGCCGCGCTCGCGCGGTTCGTGGGCACGGTGAGCGACGGCGAGGCGGCCACCCTCCGCCGACTGCTCGACGAGCTCGTGCGCCGCTGA
- a CDS encoding ABC transporter substrate-binding protein: MITAGKGRLVALAAVAVGATVALAGCASGDPLDSGSETAASGETLVVGSQDYYSNEIIAELYAQALEANGFTVQRDFRIGQREVYIPDIESGAIDVFPEYTGNLLQYYVPDTKATTADDVYAELETSLPDGLRVLDQSSATDQDSYNVTKEFSEQNGVTSLEDLAKVTTPLTLGGNSELATRPYGPDGLKSVYGVDVAFTPIEDSGGPLTIKALEDGDVQIVNIFSANPAIATSDLVTLDDPKGLFLASNVVPVVSKKVDDKAAEVINTVSAALTAEELVALNAKSVDDQESAEQIASDWLAEQKLF; encoded by the coding sequence ATGATCACAGCAGGAAAAGGCCGGCTCGTCGCGCTCGCGGCGGTCGCGGTCGGGGCGACAGTGGCCCTGGCAGGGTGTGCATCGGGTGATCCGCTCGACAGCGGCTCGGAGACCGCGGCGAGCGGTGAGACGCTCGTCGTCGGTTCGCAGGACTACTACTCGAACGAGATCATCGCCGAGCTCTACGCACAGGCGCTCGAGGCCAACGGCTTCACGGTGCAGCGCGACTTCCGCATCGGGCAGCGCGAGGTCTACATCCCCGACATCGAGAGCGGGGCGATCGACGTCTTCCCCGAGTACACCGGCAACCTGCTCCAGTACTACGTGCCCGACACGAAGGCGACGACCGCCGACGACGTCTACGCCGAGCTCGAGACGTCGCTGCCCGACGGGCTCCGCGTGCTCGACCAGTCGTCCGCGACCGACCAGGACTCGTACAACGTCACCAAGGAGTTCTCCGAGCAGAACGGCGTCACGAGCCTCGAAGACCTCGCGAAGGTGACGACGCCGCTCACGCTCGGCGGCAATTCCGAGCTCGCGACCCGCCCCTACGGACCCGATGGGCTGAAGTCGGTCTACGGCGTCGACGTGGCGTTCACGCCGATCGAGGACTCGGGCGGCCCGCTCACGATCAAGGCCCTGGAGGACGGCGATGTGCAGATCGTCAACATCTTCAGTGCGAACCCGGCGATCGCGACGAGCGATCTCGTCACGCTCGATGACCCGAAGGGGCTGTTCCTCGCCTCGAACGTCGTGCCCGTCGTGAGCAAGAAGGTCGACGACAAGGCGGCCGAGGTCATCAACACCGTGAGCGCGGCGCTGACCGCCGAGGAGCTCGTCGCACTCAATGCGAAGAGCGTCGACGACCAGGAGTCGGCGGAGCAGATCGCGAGCGACTGGCTCGCCGAGCAGAAGCTGTTCTGA
- a CDS encoding DedA family protein, protein MNEILDWILNTVQSVDPIVRTLLAGVGVMLETSVLIGLVVPGDTIVLVAATGIEDLTQYFALAIAVIIGALIGESIGFGVGHWFGPHLQHSRLGRKIGEDHWHRAQRYLDRRGGPAIFISRFLPVLHSLIPLTVGMSTMRYRKFIAWTLPACVLWSFAYVTVGWLAAGSYRELSRELHWAGYLFVGVIVVFLLIVLLAKKLIVRSEAKHMAGAGAAAADGPAADAVAGGSTAVASSGSDDEGSDAAASDPSHHDVER, encoded by the coding sequence ATGAACGAGATCCTCGACTGGATCCTGAACACGGTCCAATCGGTCGACCCGATCGTGAGGACGCTCCTCGCGGGTGTCGGCGTCATGCTCGAGACGAGCGTGCTCATCGGACTCGTCGTACCCGGCGACACGATCGTGCTCGTCGCGGCGACCGGCATCGAAGATCTGACCCAGTACTTCGCGCTCGCGATCGCCGTCATCATCGGCGCACTCATCGGCGAGAGCATCGGCTTCGGTGTGGGCCATTGGTTCGGCCCGCACCTGCAGCACTCGCGCCTCGGCCGGAAGATCGGCGAGGACCATTGGCACCGCGCCCAGCGCTACCTCGATCGTCGTGGCGGCCCCGCGATCTTCATCTCGCGGTTCCTGCCGGTACTGCACTCGCTCATCCCGCTGACCGTCGGCATGAGCACGATGCGCTATCGCAAGTTCATCGCGTGGACGCTCCCAGCCTGCGTCCTCTGGTCGTTCGCCTACGTCACGGTGGGGTGGCTCGCCGCCGGCAGCTATCGCGAGCTCAGTCGTGAGTTGCACTGGGCCGGCTACCTGTTCGTCGGCGTGATCGTCGTGTTCCTGCTCATCGTGTTGCTCGCGAAGAAGCTCATCGTGCGCTCGGAGGCGAAGCACATGGCCGGCGCCGGCGCCGCAGCCGCCGATGGCCCGGCCGCCGACGCGGTCGCCGGCGGGTCCACCGCCGTCGCGTCGAGCGGCAGCGACGACGAGGGGTCGGATGCCGCGGCATCCGACCCCTCGCACCACGACGTCGAGCGTTGA
- a CDS encoding cytochrome ubiquinol oxidase subunit I, whose amino-acid sequence MNELLDPLLLARWQFGLTTVYHFLFVPITIGLATTVAIFQTAWFRTGKTQYLQVTRFFGSIFLINFAMGVVTGIVQEFQFGMNWSEYSRFVGDVFGAPLALEGLLAFFFEATFIGLWIFGWDKLPRGIHLATIWCTAVGTIVSAYFIIAANAFMQNPVGFEMNAEKGRAELVDIWALLTNPVALAAFPHTIAASFMVAAGLIISASAWHLARNQHLDSMRPALKFGLWLMVGSGILTTLFGDQLSLAMVATQPMKMAAAEATYDTVCGADASFSLFTLGTPDGTSELFSIRVPYLLSFLSTHSFDGCVEGINDLQADYQALYGPGDYAPIIWITYWAFRWMIGLGMLHVLVAVAGLWLTRKGRMPRQRWIWTIAIWSFPLSLAAMIVGWIFTEMGRQPWIVFSLLPTESAVSPNVTGLDVLISLVAFTLVYGALAVVEVRLVIRAIKKGPPEIGEPDPESGRVEPATTVY is encoded by the coding sequence GTGAACGAGCTGCTCGACCCGTTGCTGCTCGCCCGATGGCAGTTCGGGTTGACGACCGTCTATCACTTCCTGTTCGTGCCGATCACGATCGGGCTCGCGACGACCGTCGCGATCTTCCAGACCGCGTGGTTCCGAACGGGCAAGACCCAGTACCTGCAGGTCACGAGGTTCTTCGGCTCGATCTTCCTCATCAACTTCGCGATGGGCGTCGTCACCGGCATCGTGCAGGAGTTCCAGTTCGGCATGAACTGGTCGGAGTACTCGCGGTTCGTCGGCGACGTCTTCGGTGCGCCGCTCGCGCTCGAGGGGCTGCTCGCGTTCTTCTTCGAGGCGACGTTCATCGGCCTCTGGATCTTCGGGTGGGACAAGCTGCCACGGGGCATCCACCTCGCGACGATCTGGTGCACCGCCGTCGGTACGATCGTCTCCGCGTACTTCATCATCGCCGCGAACGCGTTCATGCAGAACCCGGTCGGGTTCGAGATGAACGCCGAGAAGGGGCGAGCCGAGCTCGTCGACATCTGGGCGCTGCTCACGAACCCGGTCGCCCTCGCGGCGTTCCCGCACACGATCGCCGCGAGCTTCATGGTCGCCGCCGGCCTGATCATCAGCGCGAGCGCCTGGCACCTCGCCCGCAACCAGCACCTCGACTCGATGCGTCCCGCGCTCAAGTTCGGCCTCTGGCTCATGGTCGGTTCCGGCATCCTCACGACCCTGTTCGGCGACCAGCTGAGCCTCGCGATGGTCGCGACCCAGCCGATGAAGATGGCGGCGGCCGAAGCCACGTACGACACCGTCTGCGGCGCCGACGCCTCCTTCTCGCTGTTCACCCTCGGCACCCCCGACGGCACGAGCGAGCTGTTCTCGATCCGCGTGCCCTACCTGCTGTCGTTCCTCTCGACGCACAGCTTCGACGGCTGCGTCGAGGGCATCAACGACCTCCAGGCCGACTACCAGGCGCTCTACGGCCCGGGCGACTACGCGCCCATCATCTGGATCACCTACTGGGCGTTCCGCTGGATGATCGGGCTCGGCATGCTGCACGTGCTCGTCGCCGTCGCCGGCCTCTGGCTCACCCGCAAGGGCCGGATGCCCCGGCAGCGGTGGATCTGGACGATCGCGATCTGGAGCTTCCCGTTGTCGCTCGCCGCGATGATCGTCGGCTGGATCTTCACCGAGATGGGCCGACAGCCCTGGATCGTGTTCAGCCTGCTGCCCACCGAGTCGGCGGTCTCTCCCAACGTCACGGGCCTCGACGTGCTCATCTCGCTCGTCGCGTTCACCCTCGTCTACGGCGCGCTCGCGGTC
- a CDS encoding M56 family metallopeptidase gives MLVVAAVLGVLAFALAWPVPVALSRAAWPARSPAVALVLWQAIAVSGGLSMIGCLLIYGAAPAGSLIGAWNALVPVLFTGPIPPEFDVLELAAIVLAAGLALHLALNLALTAVRAERERRRQHQLIALLGDPMPGQPSTRVLAHPTPLAYCVPGIRTATVLTDGLVDALSPAELAAVIAHERAHLDQLHHLVLLAFRAWHSALPWFPIANRSERSVILLAEMLADDRARRVAGDDALRGAMLVVGADAGPAGLGDDGVIADADMLEARLARLDGGFGGGPARGLVLAASVALVTIPLLGYALVLTDATPV, from the coding sequence ATGCTCGTCGTCGCCGCGGTGCTCGGCGTCCTCGCCTTCGCACTGGCGTGGCCGGTGCCGGTCGCACTCTCCCGCGCGGCCTGGCCGGCCCGCTCCCCCGCGGTCGCACTCGTGCTGTGGCAGGCCATCGCCGTCTCCGGCGGGCTCTCGATGATCGGCTGCCTGCTCATCTACGGCGCGGCGCCCGCCGGTTCGCTGATCGGCGCGTGGAACGCGCTCGTGCCGGTGCTCTTCACCGGCCCCATCCCGCCCGAGTTCGATGTGCTCGAGCTCGCGGCGATCGTGCTCGCCGCGGGCCTCGCCCTGCACCTCGCGCTGAACCTCGCCCTCACCGCGGTGCGGGCCGAGCGCGAGCGTCGGCGCCAGCATCAGCTCATCGCGCTGCTCGGCGATCCCATGCCCGGGCAGCCGAGCACGCGCGTGCTCGCGCATCCGACGCCGCTCGCGTATTGCGTACCGGGCATCCGTACCGCGACGGTGCTCACCGACGGGCTCGTCGACGCCCTGAGTCCCGCCGAGCTCGCGGCGGTCATCGCGCACGAGCGGGCGCACCTCGACCAGCTGCACCACCTGGTGCTGCTCGCGTTCCGCGCCTGGCACAGCGCCCTGCCGTGGTTCCCGATCGCGAACCGCTCGGAGCGGTCCGTCATCCTGCTCGCCGAGATGCTCGCCGATGACCGCGCACGGCGGGTGGCCGGCGACGACGCCCTGCGCGGCGCGATGCTCGTCGTCGGCGCCGACGCCGGCCCAGCCGGGCTCGGCGACGACGGCGTGATCGCCGACGCCGACATGCTCGAGGCCAGGCTCGCCCGGCTCGACGGCGGATTCGGCGGCGGGCCCGCGCGCGGGCTCGTGCTCGCGGCCTCCGTCGCGCTGGTCACGATCCCCCTACTGGGGTACGCCCTCGTCCTCACGGATGCGACTCCGGTCTGA